In Flavobacterium sp. CBA20B-1, one DNA window encodes the following:
- a CDS encoding S41 family peptidase — translation MKKISYALLGLLFVACASHDKQNNHFYSKLTPHQLKKDVEYVQKQLTNMHPDLYWYISKEALNSKFDSLKNTLEEPLTPNEFFLKISPIVASVRQGHMGISMVQLTSADSVKKKYKNSLNPIDNFEYEYLNNKLFVKRNKLKNDTLIQKGTQVLSINGITPNYLFEKYGKTFTSDGYNKTAVPKFFARRVNSFYQNELGFVDSINMEVVCADSVFHHTVKRIFKEKKAKKKEVNQTKKDTLTNQSIAKNDTLQKRTKEEEKARKLALKEASKKTFYKHRWFGYDSETKTYSKQISYPVAQDSTIAVLTIKDFIKGKTKVYDTIFSELNKHNVQDLIIDLRGNPGGRLNEIHQLSQYLNDTTFVFTQPATITKRTTFFNIFKGKSVTSKILGAPFLSVFSTIRGIKAQRTAEGELRLKLKSSKITEPKPLNYKNNLYVITDGMTFSAAAIISSHLKGRERAFFVGDETGGTFNGTVAGIMPVVKLPHSKLKLRVGLMTIKPNEQTQTEGYGVMPDVYIKPTEEDFMNDKDTALEYLLNKIETNKKGS, via the coding sequence ATGAAAAAAATTTCCTATGCATTATTGGGCTTATTATTTGTGGCATGTGCAAGTCATGACAAACAAAACAATCACTTTTATTCAAAATTAACCCCTCATCAATTAAAAAAAGATGTAGAGTATGTGCAAAAACAACTCACAAATATGCATCCCGATTTGTATTGGTATATCTCAAAAGAAGCATTAAACAGTAAGTTCGACAGTTTAAAAAACACACTGGAGGAACCCTTAACTCCTAATGAATTTTTCTTAAAAATCAGTCCAATTGTCGCTTCAGTTCGCCAAGGGCACATGGGTATCTCTATGGTACAACTTACATCGGCAGATTCTGTAAAAAAAAAATACAAAAACTCATTAAACCCAATTGATAACTTTGAATATGAATATTTAAACAACAAATTATTTGTAAAACGCAATAAATTAAAAAACGATACACTTATTCAGAAAGGAACTCAAGTGCTATCTATAAACGGGATTACACCTAATTATTTGTTTGAAAAATACGGTAAAACTTTCACATCCGATGGATACAACAAAACTGCTGTACCAAAATTTTTTGCACGCAGAGTTAATTCGTTTTACCAGAATGAATTAGGATTTGTAGATAGTATCAACATGGAAGTGGTTTGTGCCGATTCTGTTTTTCACCACACAGTTAAAAGAATTTTTAAAGAAAAAAAGGCAAAGAAAAAAGAGGTTAATCAAACCAAAAAAGACACATTAACGAACCAATCTATTGCTAAGAATGATACCCTCCAAAAACGCACAAAAGAAGAGGAAAAGGCTCGAAAATTAGCTTTAAAAGAAGCAAGCAAAAAAACGTTTTACAAACACAGATGGTTTGGTTATGACAGTGAAACCAAAACCTATTCTAAACAAATATCTTATCCCGTTGCACAAGACAGCACCATTGCTGTACTCACAATTAAAGATTTTATTAAGGGAAAAACAAAAGTTTACGATACTATTTTTTCAGAACTGAACAAACACAATGTTCAAGATTTAATTATAGATTTGCGTGGAAACCCTGGTGGCAGATTAAATGAAATTCACCAATTGTCACAATATTTAAACGATACCACATTTGTTTTTACGCAACCGGCAACCATCACCAAACGAACAACTTTTTTTAATATTTTTAAAGGAAAAAGTGTAACATCAAAAATTTTAGGAGCACCTTTTTTAAGCGTTTTTTCAACAATCAGAGGAATAAAAGCGCAAAGAACTGCTGAAGGAGAGTTGCGATTAAAGCTAAAATCATCTAAAATTACAGAGCCCAAACCATTAAACTATAAGAACAATTTATATGTGATAACAGATGGTATGACCTTTTCAGCAGCAGCAATTATTTCATCGCATTTAAAAGGCAGAGAACGAGCATTTTTTGTGGGCGATGAAACAGGCGGTACTTTTAACGGAACAGTTGCAGGTATCATGCCCGTTGTGAAACTTCCTCATTCCAAATTAAAACTGCGTGTAGGTTTAATGACGATAAAGCCAAACGAACAAACCCAAACAGAAGGTTACGGAGTGATGCCTGATGTGTATATAAAACCAACTGAAGAGGATTTTATGAATGATAAAGATACCGCATTAGAATATCTTTTAAATAAAATTGAAACCAACAAAAAAGGCTCATAA